Proteins from a genomic interval of Kitasatospora herbaricolor:
- the ftsE gene encoding cell division ATP-binding protein FtsE: MIRFDNVSKTYPKQNRPALSDVSLEIEKGEFVFLVGSSGSGKSTFLRLCLREERPSTGEVHVLGKDLGKLSNWKVPHMRRQLGTVFQDFRLLPNKTVAQNVAFALEVIGKPKSAINKVVPEVLDLVGLGGKEDRMPGELSGGEQQRVAIARAFVNRPMLLIADEPTGNLDPQNSVGIMKLLDRINRTGTTVLMATHDQAIVDQMRKRVIELDKGLLVRDQARGVYGYQH; this comes from the coding sequence GTGATCCGATTCGACAACGTCTCCAAGACCTATCCCAAGCAGAACCGTCCCGCCCTGTCGGACGTCTCGCTAGAGATCGAGAAGGGCGAGTTCGTCTTCCTGGTCGGCTCCTCCGGCTCGGGCAAGTCCACCTTCCTGCGCCTGTGCCTGCGCGAGGAGCGGCCGAGCACCGGCGAGGTGCACGTCCTGGGCAAGGACCTCGGCAAGCTGTCCAACTGGAAGGTGCCGCACATGCGCCGCCAGCTGGGCACCGTCTTCCAGGACTTCCGCCTGCTCCCCAACAAGACGGTCGCGCAGAACGTGGCCTTCGCCCTTGAGGTGATCGGCAAGCCCAAGAGCGCCATCAACAAGGTGGTGCCCGAGGTGCTGGACCTGGTCGGCCTCGGCGGCAAGGAGGACCGCATGCCCGGCGAGCTCTCCGGAGGCGAGCAGCAGCGCGTGGCGATCGCCCGGGCCTTCGTCAACCGCCCGATGCTGCTGATCGCGGACGAGCCGACCGGAAACCTCGACCCGCAGAACTCCGTCGGCATTATGAAGCTGCTCGACCGGATCAACCGAACCGGTACGACGGTGCTGATGGCCACGCACGACCAGGCCATCGTCGACCAGATGCGCAAGCGCGTCATCGAGCTCGACAAGGGGCTGCTGGTCCGCGACCAGGCCCGCGGCGTCTACGGGTACCAGCACTGA
- a CDS encoding serine/threonine-protein kinase has protein sequence MRPVGSKYLLEETLGRGATGTVWRARVREDAVVPGSEPGQLVAIKVLREELAADPDVVMRFLRERSVLVRLSHPNIVRVRDLVVEGELLALVMDLVEGPDLFHYLRGNGPFSPIAGALLMAQIADALAASHADGVVHRDLKPANVLLATVRVDGVEQMHPMLTDFGIARLADSPGITRTHEFVGTPAYVAPESAGGRPQTSAVDVYGAGIMLFELVTGRPPFQGDGPLAILQAHLAQEPQRPSTMPEPLWTVIERCLRKDPSQRPSATSLARALRVVAAGIGVHASPAAVDEALAVGALLLPDPQPAPVAGEDVTVPGLPGAPAAPFLPPPVPAGSADATQVLPAGAFGAAGDGGSAATQVLPPAGGYGSADRTRMMPPLEPPAPPAGPPAPGQGSESPHPWQTQLRAARDRNQQTEIGYLDPEELQAPQVAPQPYQAGRQQPPGGQYGPPPGQGQQQGYRQDPRQGGGQGGGQERRQGGYAQRPPVAPPPYQAYQPGRPPQGGQQQYQQPQQYQQPPYQQPQGPQQGRPQGYGRQDGGRQQSPAPQGGGYQAAPQGGQGAHPPAPPAVPRRSEPPAPQRREQPPARREPPVREPAPEREPRRRSRNRMYIPGLGCLKGCLMVLVVLALGAAALWNFTPLPEYWANVQTWFGDASDWVTTTWKSFGG, from the coding sequence GTGCGGCCAGTCGGCAGCAAGTATCTGCTTGAGGAGACCCTCGGACGGGGGGCCACCGGAACCGTGTGGCGTGCCCGGGTGCGCGAGGACGCCGTGGTGCCCGGCAGCGAGCCGGGCCAGCTGGTCGCGATCAAGGTGCTCCGGGAGGAGCTGGCGGCCGACCCGGACGTCGTGATGCGCTTCCTGCGGGAGCGGTCCGTCCTGGTGCGGCTCAGCCACCCCAACATCGTCCGGGTCCGCGACCTGGTGGTGGAGGGCGAGCTGCTGGCCCTGGTGATGGACCTGGTCGAGGGCCCGGACCTGTTCCACTACCTGCGCGGCAACGGGCCCTTCAGCCCGATCGCCGGCGCGCTCCTGATGGCCCAGATCGCCGACGCGCTGGCGGCCAGCCACGCCGACGGCGTGGTGCACCGCGACCTCAAGCCCGCCAACGTCCTGCTGGCCACCGTCCGGGTCGACGGCGTCGAGCAGATGCACCCGATGCTGACCGACTTCGGCATCGCCCGGCTCGCGGACTCCCCGGGGATCACCCGGACCCACGAGTTCGTCGGCACCCCCGCGTACGTCGCGCCCGAGTCCGCCGGCGGCCGGCCGCAGACCTCCGCGGTGGACGTCTACGGCGCCGGGATCATGCTGTTCGAGCTGGTCACCGGCCGTCCGCCGTTCCAGGGCGACGGCCCGCTGGCCATCCTGCAGGCGCACCTCGCGCAGGAGCCGCAGCGCCCCTCGACCATGCCCGAGCCGCTCTGGACGGTGATCGAGCGCTGCCTGCGCAAGGACCCGTCGCAGCGGCCGAGCGCCACCTCGCTGGCCCGCGCGCTGCGGGTGGTCGCGGCCGGGATCGGCGTGCACGCCTCCCCGGCGGCGGTGGACGAGGCCCTCGCGGTCGGCGCCCTGCTGCTGCCGGACCCGCAGCCCGCCCCGGTGGCCGGCGAGGACGTCACGGTGCCCGGCCTGCCGGGCGCCCCCGCTGCCCCGTTCCTGCCGCCGCCGGTGCCGGCCGGGTCGGCCGACGCCACCCAGGTGCTGCCGGCCGGGGCGTTCGGCGCCGCCGGTGACGGCGGTTCGGCGGCCACCCAGGTGCTGCCGCCCGCCGGCGGGTACGGGTCGGCCGACCGGACCCGGATGATGCCGCCGCTGGAGCCCCCGGCCCCGCCGGCCGGGCCGCCCGCGCCCGGCCAGGGGTCGGAGAGCCCGCACCCCTGGCAGACCCAGCTGCGCGCCGCCCGCGACCGCAACCAGCAGACCGAGATCGGCTACCTGGACCCGGAGGAGCTGCAGGCGCCCCAGGTGGCGCCGCAGCCCTACCAGGCCGGCCGGCAGCAGCCCCCCGGCGGCCAGTACGGCCCCCCGCCCGGTCAGGGGCAGCAGCAGGGCTACCGGCAGGACCCGCGGCAGGGCGGCGGCCAGGGTGGTGGGCAGGAGCGCCGGCAGGGCGGCTACGCCCAGCGTCCGCCGGTGGCGCCCCCGCCGTACCAGGCGTACCAGCCGGGCCGCCCGCCGCAGGGCGGTCAGCAGCAGTACCAGCAGCCGCAGCAGTACCAGCAGCCTCCGTACCAGCAGCCGCAGGGCCCCCAGCAGGGCCGGCCGCAGGGGTACGGCCGCCAGGACGGCGGCCGGCAGCAGTCCCCGGCGCCGCAGGGCGGCGGCTACCAGGCCGCGCCGCAGGGCGGCCAGGGCGCGCACCCGCCGGCCCCGCCCGCGGTGCCGCGCCGGTCCGAGCCGCCGGCCCCGCAGCGCCGGGAGCAGCCGCCGGCCCGCCGCGAGCCCCCGGTCCGCGAGCCCGCGCCCGAGCGGGAGCCGCGCCGGCGCAGCCGCAACCGGATGTACATCCCGGGCCTCGGCTGTCTCAAGGGCTGCCTGATGGTGCTGGTGGTGCTCGCCCTGGGTGCGGCGGCGCTGTGGAACTTCACCCCGCTGCCCGAGTACTGGGCGAACGTCCAGACCTGGTTCGGCGACGCCAGCGACTGGGTCACCACCACCTGGAAGTCGTTCGGCGGCTGA
- the ftsX gene encoding permease-like cell division protein FtsX, with the protein MRAQFVLSEIGVGLRRNLTMTIAVVVSVALSLALAGASLLVRDQVNSMKGYWYDKVEVSIYFCTKADAAHSPQCVNGAATDQQIADVKTALDKMQVVQTSAFENSADAYKHWKEMNPDNPLISVLGPEAIPQSWRVKLVDPTKYDVIQSAFAGKPGVKSVEDQRKILENLFGLLNGLQTAAFVIMVLMLFVALLLIVNTVRVSAFSRRRETGIMRLVGASNFYVQMPFIAEAAFAALLGAAMASGLLLGGHFFVHSWLADRVQFIHFIGLSSVLAVIPLLVVVGMGMAAVAAFFTLRKYLKV; encoded by the coding sequence ATGCGCGCCCAGTTCGTCCTGTCGGAGATCGGCGTCGGTCTCCGCCGCAACCTGACGATGACCATCGCCGTCGTCGTCAGCGTCGCGCTCTCGCTCGCCCTCGCCGGAGCCAGCCTCCTCGTCCGTGACCAGGTCAACTCGATGAAGGGTTACTGGTACGACAAGGTCGAGGTGAGCATCTACTTCTGCACCAAGGCCGACGCCGCGCACTCGCCGCAGTGCGTCAACGGCGCCGCCACCGACCAGCAGATCGCCGACGTCAAGACGGCGCTGGACAAGATGCAGGTGGTGCAGACCTCGGCGTTCGAGAACTCCGCCGACGCCTACAAGCACTGGAAGGAGATGAACCCGGACAACCCGCTCATCTCCGTCCTCGGGCCGGAGGCCATCCCGCAGTCCTGGCGGGTGAAGCTGGTCGACCCCACCAAGTACGACGTGATCCAGAGCGCCTTCGCCGGCAAGCCCGGCGTGAAGTCGGTCGAGGACCAGCGCAAGATCCTGGAGAACCTCTTCGGGCTGCTCAACGGCCTGCAGACGGCCGCCTTCGTGATCATGGTGCTGATGCTCTTCGTGGCCCTGCTGCTGATCGTCAACACCGTCCGGGTGTCGGCCTTCAGCAGGCGGCGCGAGACCGGCATCATGCGCCTGGTCGGCGCCTCGAACTTCTACGTCCAGATGCCGTTCATCGCGGAGGCCGCGTTCGCCGCGCTGCTCGGCGCGGCGATGGCCTCCGGCCTGCTGCTCGGCGGGCACTTCTTCGTCCACAGCTGGCTCGCCGACCGGGTGCAGTTCATCCACTTCATCGGGCTCTCCTCGGTGCTGGCGGTGATCCCGCTGCTGGTGGTGGTCGGCATGGGGATGGCCGCCGTCGCCGCCTTCTTCACCCTGCGCAAGTACCTCAAGGTCTGA
- a CDS encoding serine/threonine-protein kinase: MARKIGSRYTVHQVIGRGSAGTVWLGEGPDGPVAVKLLREDLASDQVLVGRFVQERAALTGLDHPRVVGVRDMVVDGDDLALVMELVQGTDLRSRLERDGVLPPQAAVSVIADVADGLAAAHAAGIVHRDVKPENVLLDLAAPPGPGGAPRAKLTDFGIARLVDAPRRTRATRIIGTPDYLAPEIIEGLEPRAAVDIYALATVLYELLAGFTPFGGGHTGAVLRRHVTESVPPVPGLPDGLWRIIAECLAKAPASRLRAAELADRLREQLPALAGLPGIVVPAQGRAPVEEALTPAEAVYAEVDAGTGTHKRRRGPAVPLVPGPSPDSTRDTHTSLRRPSPQELASYAAESRAQRTAAVPAGHRKGRRALVRRRRLLAVLLAVVLLLAGAAAAWTAFAAEPPAGPGAAPGSGAGTHAGVRPGGPQPPVSSNAPR, translated from the coding sequence TTGGCACGCAAGATCGGCAGCCGGTACACCGTCCACCAGGTGATCGGCCGGGGCTCGGCCGGGACGGTCTGGCTCGGCGAAGGCCCGGACGGCCCGGTGGCGGTCAAGCTGCTGCGCGAGGACCTGGCCTCCGACCAGGTGCTCGTCGGCCGCTTCGTCCAGGAACGCGCCGCCCTCACCGGCCTCGACCACCCCCGGGTGGTCGGCGTGCGCGACATGGTCGTGGACGGCGACGACCTGGCCCTGGTGATGGAACTCGTCCAGGGCACCGACCTGCGCTCCCGGCTGGAGCGCGACGGCGTGCTGCCGCCGCAGGCCGCCGTCTCGGTGATCGCCGACGTCGCCGACGGCCTGGCCGCCGCCCACGCCGCCGGGATCGTCCACCGGGACGTCAAGCCGGAGAACGTCCTGCTCGACCTGGCGGCCCCGCCCGGCCCCGGCGGCGCCCCGCGCGCCAAGCTCACCGACTTCGGCATCGCCCGGCTGGTCGACGCCCCGCGCCGGACCAGGGCGACCCGGATCATCGGCACCCCGGACTACCTGGCCCCGGAGATCATCGAGGGCCTGGAGCCGCGCGCCGCCGTCGACATCTACGCCCTGGCGACCGTGCTGTACGAGCTGCTGGCCGGCTTCACGCCGTTCGGTGGCGGGCACACCGGCGCGGTGCTGCGCCGGCACGTGACCGAGAGCGTGCCGCCCGTCCCCGGCCTGCCGGACGGCCTGTGGCGGATCATCGCCGAGTGCCTGGCCAAGGCCCCCGCCTCCCGGCTGCGTGCCGCCGAGCTGGCGGACCGGCTCCGCGAGCAGCTGCCCGCGCTGGCCGGACTGCCCGGCATCGTGGTGCCCGCCCAGGGCCGTGCGCCGGTCGAGGAGGCGCTGACGCCCGCCGAGGCGGTGTACGCCGAGGTGGACGCCGGCACCGGCACCCACAAGCGCCGGCGCGGCCCGGCCGTCCCGCTGGTGCCCGGCCCGTCCCCCGACTCCACCCGGGACACCCACACCAGCCTGCGCCGGCCGTCCCCGCAGGAGCTCGCCTCGTACGCCGCCGAGTCGCGGGCCCAGCGCACCGCGGCCGTCCCCGCCGGGCACCGCAAGGGCCGCCGCGCGCTGGTGCGCCGGCGCCGGCTGCTGGCCGTGCTGCTGGCCGTGGTCCTGCTGCTGGCCGGCGCCGCGGCGGCCTGGACGGCCTTCGCCGCCGAGCCCCCGGCGGGGCCCGGCGCGGCCCCGGGCTCGGGGGCCGGGACGCACGCCGGGGTGCGGCCGGGAGGCCCGCAGCCCCCGGTGTCGTCGAACGCCCCCCGCTAA
- the prfB gene encoding peptide chain release factor 2, which produces MAAVDPSEEIKSLETTMGSIEAVLDLEKIRADIARLEEEAAAPNLWDDLANAQKITSRLSFLQGELRRVGNLHSRVDDLAVLFELAEAENDADTRAEAEAELASVKKAVEELEVRTLLSGEYDAREALINIRAEAGGVDAADFAEQLMRMYLRWAERHGYPTEVYDTSYAEEAGIKSATFTVKAPYAYGTLSVEQGTHRLVRISPFDNQGRRQTSFAGVEVLPVVETSDHVEIDETELRVDVYRASGPGGQGVNTTDSAVRITHLPTGTVVSCQNERSQIQNKASAMNVLQAKLLELRRKEERAAMDALKDSGSSWGNQMRSYVLHPYQMVKDVRTEFEVGNPQAVLDGDIDGFIEAGIRWRKQRETAE; this is translated from the coding sequence GTGGCAGCCGTCGATCCTTCCGAAGAAATCAAGTCCCTCGAAACGACCATGGGGTCCATCGAGGCCGTCCTCGACCTGGAGAAGATCCGGGCCGACATCGCGCGTCTGGAGGAGGAGGCAGCCGCCCCGAACCTGTGGGACGACCTGGCCAACGCGCAGAAGATCACCAGCCGGCTCTCCTTCCTCCAGGGCGAACTGCGCCGGGTGGGGAACCTGCACAGCCGGGTCGACGACCTCGCGGTGCTGTTCGAGCTGGCCGAGGCCGAGAACGACGCGGACACCCGCGCCGAGGCCGAGGCGGAGCTCGCCTCGGTCAAGAAGGCCGTCGAGGAGCTGGAGGTCCGCACCCTCCTGTCCGGCGAGTACGACGCCCGTGAGGCCCTGATCAACATCCGGGCCGAGGCCGGTGGCGTGGACGCCGCCGACTTCGCCGAGCAGCTGATGCGGATGTACCTGCGCTGGGCCGAGCGGCACGGTTACCCGACCGAGGTCTACGACACCTCGTACGCGGAGGAGGCCGGCATCAAGTCCGCGACCTTCACCGTGAAGGCGCCGTACGCCTACGGCACCCTCTCGGTCGAGCAGGGCACCCACCGCCTGGTGCGCATCTCGCCGTTCGACAACCAGGGCCGCCGCCAGACCTCCTTCGCGGGCGTCGAGGTGCTGCCGGTCGTCGAGACGAGCGACCACGTGGAGATCGACGAGACCGAGCTGCGGGTGGACGTGTACCGCGCGTCCGGCCCCGGCGGCCAGGGCGTCAACACCACCGACTCGGCGGTGCGCATCACCCACCTGCCGACCGGCACCGTGGTCTCCTGCCAGAACGAGCGCTCGCAGATCCAGAACAAGGCCTCGGCGATGAACGTCCTCCAGGCCAAGCTGCTGGAGCTGCGCCGCAAGGAGGAGCGGGCCGCGATGGACGCCCTCAAGGACAGCGGCAGCTCCTGGGGCAACCAGATGCGCTCGTACGTGCTGCACCCGTACCAGATGGTCAAGGACGTCCGGACCGAGTTCGAGGTCGGCAACCCGCAGGCCGTCCTGGACGGGGACATCGACGGCTTCATCGAGGCCGGCATCCGTTGGCGCAAGCAGCGGGAGACGGCGGAGTAG
- a CDS encoding FHA domain-containing protein — protein MQIRLTVLRPRSGPAVAGSAIPSVDVLVTAPVGTALGAVAGALAGAVGVRGPRAATHVHLYAGARRVDEHALIGHPPLLDGAVLSLGEPDPSATDDDTPDPAAAELRVTGGPDAGGVHRLHGREITVGRSSEADVPLDDPDVSRLHLALHLESDGTVTVRDLASTNGTTLDGRFISPEEAVPLGEPGLLRLGESTLQVSAAGADAPEGAGPPARSALPDGLGHLQLSAPLAAKPAQPAPEPPAAPEAPAAGRARALLSRRLGRGSAPADAGRDSAAQQHSAARTRQAANQRERWPDLATLLLNALGPGPRLWERGPSHPDALTLRLGTGDRPGGPGTAPGTLLPAVPVTLDLQTAGSLGLAGPRARLDALTRAVVAQLAALHPPTGLSLVVVDSDAARPPQDRADTWAWALWLPHLRPQHGQDCRLLLGLDDEQATARLTELTTRLSAPDSGAGLPATVVLVDGVPGTEPARQALELLLRQGPAVGVFPVCLAERPELLPAGLGATAVITGEVGTHLTLDRPVAGGRESVQDVSLDAVSDPWAERLARLLAPLREATPATRGPLPESLRLLDLLQLDSVTPAKLSARWQALPTGIATATALIGTTRDELCAVDLADPELTLPSPDPGGPHLLAGGAKGAGKTELLRSLIASLAVSERPDRLTVTVIEGRAPADGDDQSGLRGCTELPHVTAHVNAAADPRQALLTAEALLDELTRREQLFDGLDFASWHAARILDGHGLGARALDAGPDEDGDRSTPVPALSSAALSSAAVGAAGAAFPAGGEPGAKVGRPRSGSARPPAGGAAEPPARLIVAVDDYDALLAPTSPAGRPLARAFAAVARRGGPLGIHLVVTTGQPEETAGTEVDEAALLRIALRTEYPSDSDLLIHLGDAAALDEDTPGRGYLRLPDGGVSAFQTARISGRIPRTATLRPTVVAIDPAQLGAPPARRPVRELGNGPTDLALLASALQRAAGR, from the coding sequence ATGCAGATCCGGCTGACCGTCCTCCGACCGCGCAGCGGCCCGGCAGTCGCCGGGTCCGCCATTCCCTCCGTGGACGTGCTGGTCACCGCCCCCGTCGGCACGGCGCTCGGCGCCGTCGCGGGCGCTCTCGCGGGCGCCGTGGGCGTACGCGGCCCGCGCGCCGCCACCCACGTGCATCTGTACGCCGGCGCGCGCCGGGTGGACGAGCACGCCCTGATCGGCCACCCCCCGCTGCTCGACGGCGCCGTCCTCAGCCTCGGCGAACCCGACCCGTCCGCCACCGACGACGACACCCCCGACCCGGCCGCCGCCGAGCTGCGGGTCACCGGCGGCCCGGACGCCGGCGGCGTCCACCGGCTGCACGGCCGCGAGATCACGGTGGGCCGCTCCAGCGAGGCCGACGTCCCGCTCGACGACCCGGACGTCTCCCGGCTGCACCTCGCCCTGCACCTGGAGAGCGACGGCACGGTCACCGTCCGCGACCTGGCCTCCACCAACGGCACCACCCTGGACGGCCGCTTCATCAGCCCGGAGGAGGCCGTCCCGCTCGGCGAGCCCGGCCTGCTGCGGCTCGGCGAGTCCACCCTGCAGGTCAGCGCCGCCGGGGCGGACGCCCCCGAGGGTGCCGGGCCACCCGCCCGGTCCGCGCTCCCGGACGGCCTCGGCCACCTCCAGCTCTCCGCGCCGCTCGCCGCCAAACCCGCGCAGCCGGCCCCCGAGCCGCCCGCGGCCCCCGAGGCGCCCGCCGCCGGCCGGGCCCGCGCCCTGCTCTCCCGCCGCCTCGGCCGCGGCTCCGCCCCCGCCGACGCCGGCCGCGACAGCGCGGCCCAGCAGCACAGCGCCGCCCGCACCCGGCAGGCCGCCAACCAGCGCGAACGCTGGCCCGACCTCGCCACCCTGCTGCTCAACGCGCTCGGCCCGGGCCCCCGGCTCTGGGAGCGCGGCCCCTCCCACCCCGACGCGCTCACGCTGCGCCTGGGCACCGGCGACCGGCCGGGCGGCCCCGGCACCGCGCCCGGCACCCTGCTGCCCGCCGTCCCCGTCACCCTCGACCTGCAGACGGCCGGCAGTCTCGGCCTGGCCGGCCCGCGCGCCCGCCTCGACGCACTCACCAGGGCCGTGGTCGCCCAGCTCGCCGCCCTGCACCCGCCGACCGGCCTCAGCCTGGTGGTGGTCGACTCCGACGCCGCCCGCCCGCCGCAGGACCGCGCCGACACCTGGGCCTGGGCCCTCTGGCTGCCGCACCTGCGCCCCCAGCACGGGCAGGACTGCCGGCTGCTGCTGGGCCTCGACGACGAGCAGGCCACCGCCCGCCTGACCGAGCTGACCACCCGGCTCTCCGCCCCCGACAGCGGCGCCGGACTGCCCGCCACCGTCGTCCTGGTCGACGGCGTGCCCGGCACCGAGCCCGCCCGGCAGGCCCTGGAGCTGCTGCTGCGGCAGGGCCCGGCGGTCGGTGTGTTCCCGGTCTGCCTGGCCGAGCGGCCCGAGCTGCTGCCCGCCGGCCTGGGCGCCACCGCGGTGATCACCGGCGAGGTCGGCACCCACCTGACCCTCGACCGGCCGGTGGCCGGCGGCCGCGAGAGCGTCCAGGACGTCTCGCTGGACGCCGTCTCCGACCCGTGGGCGGAGCGCCTCGCCCGGCTCCTGGCCCCGCTGCGCGAGGCCACCCCCGCCACCCGCGGCCCGCTCCCCGAGTCCCTGCGCCTGCTGGACCTGCTCCAGCTCGACAGCGTCACCCCCGCCAAGCTCTCCGCCCGCTGGCAGGCACTGCCCACCGGCATCGCCACCGCGACCGCGCTGATCGGCACCACCCGCGACGAGCTCTGCGCCGTCGACCTCGCCGACCCCGAACTGACCCTGCCCTCCCCCGACCCGGGCGGCCCGCACCTGCTCGCCGGCGGCGCCAAGGGCGCGGGCAAGACGGAGCTGCTGCGCTCCCTGATCGCCTCGCTGGCGGTCTCCGAACGCCCCGACCGGCTCACCGTGACGGTGATCGAGGGCCGCGCCCCGGCCGACGGCGACGACCAGTCCGGCCTGCGCGGCTGCACCGAGCTGCCGCACGTCACCGCCCATGTGAACGCGGCCGCCGACCCCCGGCAGGCGCTGCTGACCGCCGAGGCCCTGCTCGACGAGCTGACCCGGCGGGAGCAGCTCTTCGACGGGCTCGACTTCGCCTCCTGGCACGCCGCCCGCATCCTGGACGGACACGGCCTGGGCGCCCGCGCCCTGGACGCCGGCCCGGACGAGGACGGCGACCGGAGCACCCCCGTACCAGCCCTGAGCAGCGCCGCCCTGAGCTCGGCCGCCGTCGGCGCCGCCGGGGCGGCCTTCCCGGCCGGCGGCGAGCCCGGCGCCAAGGTCGGCCGCCCGCGCAGCGGCTCGGCCCGGCCCCCCGCCGGCGGGGCCGCCGAACCGCCCGCCCGGCTGATCGTCGCGGTCGACGACTACGACGCGCTGCTCGCCCCCACCTCCCCCGCCGGCCGCCCGCTGGCCCGGGCCTTCGCCGCCGTGGCCCGGCGCGGCGGCCCGCTCGGCATCCACCTGGTGGTCACCACCGGGCAGCCCGAGGAGACGGCGGGCACCGAGGTGGACGAGGCCGCCCTGCTGCGGATCGCCCTGCGCACCGAGTACCCGTCCGACTCCGACCTGCTGATCCACCTCGGCGACGCCGCCGCGCTCGACGAGGACACCCCCGGCCGGGGCTACCTGCGGCTGCCGGACGGCGGGGTGTCTGCCTTCCAGACCGCCCGGATCAGCGGCCGCATCCCCCGGACGGCCACCCTGCGGCCCACCGTGGTCGCGATAGACCCGGCGCAGCTCGGCGCCCCGCCGGCCCGCCGGCCCGTCCGGGAGCTGGGCAACGGCCCGACCGACCTGGCCCTGCTGGCCAGCGCGCTGCAACGGGCCGCCGGCCGCTGA